One Ahaetulla prasina isolate Xishuangbanna chromosome 1, ASM2864084v1, whole genome shotgun sequence DNA window includes the following coding sequences:
- the TAGAP gene encoding T-cell activation Rho GTPase-activating protein, with the protein MKVLSSCNAPKSLNAKEMEALTAHSSQEDLKKRHFFMTCDNEEEPCQLMDHHRKRKNVISLPFMFRRCTHESESQGHLESMLKPPLFDLPLSLVYGAEDTLPKSIQDILTILFQKGPFTEGIFRKAANEKARKELREELNAGDNIAFEKKSVYLLAVVLKDFLRSIPHKLLLTELYDEWMTALEKINHQEKTEAMKEVASKLPQPNLHLLKHLLSLLHHISKNSKVNKMDSSNLAICFGPTMLSPNWDESLPLEIQKELADKVKALVEFLINNCSDIFGEEICSLLSRNTDNSLDMTEMLSPNQHRDSAYDSTDLEGECSPSDLQPRGLSHTSRPSSTELYPKQPRIQILSALSLARFKTTMKKLERRSSEPDLQSSKNGRKGCVKLPKLSKSEDNFILQKELGLKDREVRMGMQTVEEFYPSGRYRNKKPSDLRIKANFPAELSSDSLLSTSSSSSLDSASSISDSSVFTSSPLSSPAIFTNNLLTRPQSFSSKISHGSDRAVSELKKHSMSFSVATRKKLLAKMESQGRGGFQKGSFKKSSRKERPLSCQILQATQETVPSPEPSGCPLRSRFMSAVEVFRLVDQNKPRRPPSYEEATKHSSAVRFPSHNNLRAHPLRPTKVPQDPASQCPRLKKEITNKANENLFNDRSSLINDSQDKTPVVDFVIGIHSRANLPLTPQVYRLRTMSGSYQKNKQEYVTLQNNQITFEHLKRAKESYV; encoded by the exons ATGAAGGTGCTAAGCAGTTGCAATGCA CCCAAAAGTTTAAATGCAAAAGAGATGGAGGCTTTAACTGCACATTCATCACAG GAAGATCTCAAAAAACGTCACTTCTTCATGACATGTGATAATGAAGAGGAGCCATGTCAGCTGATGG ATCAtcacaggaaaagaaagaatgtgATATCTTTGCCATTTATGTTCAGACGATGTACCCATGAATCAGAAAGTCAGGGGCATCTAGAATCTATGTTGAAACCACCTTTGTTTGATCTTCCTCTATCACTTGTTTACGGTGCTGAAGATACGCTGCCCAAATCTATACAG GATATCCTTACAATACTCTTCCAAAAAGGACCATTCACTGAAGGGATATTTCGAAAAGCTGCCAATGAGAAGGCACGCAAGGAGCTGAGAGAGGAATTAAACGCTGGAGACAACATTGCCTTTGAAAAAAAGTCTGTTTATCTGCTAGCTGTGGTTTTGAAG GATTTCCTCCGAAGCATTCCCCACAAATTGTTGCTGACTGAGCTTTACGATGAATGGATGACAGCATTAGAAAAAATAAATCATCAAGAGAAAACTGAAGCCATGAAAGA GGTTGCAAGCAAATTGCCACAACCGAATCTTCATTTGCTCAAACACTTGCTCTCTCTTCTTCACCACATCAGCAAAAACTCCAAAGTCAACAAAATGGATTCCAGCAACCTCGCCATCTGTTTTGGACCAACCATGTTGAGTCCAAATTGGGACGAAAGCCTGCCACTTGAAATCCAGAAAGAACTAGCTGATAAG GTGAAGGCACTAGTGGAATTCCTCATTAATAATTGTTCGGATATATTTGGAGAAGAAATTTGCTCACTGTTGTCTAGGAATACTGATAATTCCCTGGATATGACAG aAATGTTGTCGCCAAACCAGCATCGTGATTCTGCTTATGACAGCACAGACCTTGAAGGGGAATGCAGTCCCAGTGACCTTCAACCCAGGGGCTTATCCCACACCAGCAGACCAAGTAGTACAGAATTGTACCCTAAACAGCCTCGAATCCAGATCCTTTCTGCCTTATCCTTGGCCCGTTTTAAAACCACAATGAAGAAACTTGAGAGGAGGTCCTCAGAACCAGACTTGCAGTCTTCCAAGAATGGCCGGAAAGGCTGTGTGAAACTTCCAAAACTTTCCAAAAGTGAGGATAATTTTATTCTGCAGAAAGAATTGGGACTGAAGGATAGAGAGGTGAGAATGGGAATGCAGACAGTTGAAGAATTTTATCCTTCTGGTCGCTACAGGAACAAAAAGCCATCAGATCTCAGAATCAAAGCCAACTTCCCCGCAGAATTATCAAGTGATTCCTTACTCAGCACATCTTCTTCCAGTTCACTAGACAGTGCTTCCTCTATCTCGGACTCTTCTGTATTTACTAGTTCACCACTCTCGTCCCCTGCCATCTTCACGAACAATCTCTTAACGCGGCCACAGTCCTTCTCTTCCAAAATTTCACATGGAAGTGACAGAGCTGTCTCAGAGCTCAAGAAGCACTCCATGTCGTTTTCGGTGGCAACCCGCAAGaagctgctggccaaaatggaaaGTCAAGGCAGGGGTGGCTTTCAAAAAGGCAGTTTCAAAAAGAGCTCCAGAAAAGAAAGACCACTTTCCTGTCAAATTCTTCAAGCAACTCAGGAGACTGTTCCCAGTCCAGAACCCTCAGGCTGTCCACTGAGATCCCGTTTTATGTCAGCAGTTGAAGTGTTTCGACTTGTAGATCAAAATAAACCTAGAAGGCCTCCTTCCTATGAAGAGGCAACCAAACACTCTTCTGCTGTTAGATTTCCATCACACAACAATTTAAGAGCTCATCCTCTGAGGCCCACCAAGGTTCCTCAAGATCCTGCATCTCAATGTCCGAGGCTCAAGAAAGAGATCACAAACAAAGCAAATGAGAACCTTTTTAATGACAGATCCTCTTTGATCAATGACTCCCAGGACAAAACACCAGTTGTGGATTTTGTTATTGGAATACATTCACGGGCAAATTTGCCTTTGACCCCTCAAGTGTACCGTCTCAGGACCATGTCTGGGTCATATCAAAAGAACAAGCAAGAATATGTGACGCTACAGAACAATCAGATAACTTTTGAGCACTTAAAACGCGCAAAAGAATCCTATGTTTAA